AAATACCGCTGTAAAAAAGGAGAATGCTTCTATTTTAAAAGTAGTACAAATCACCAGATAAGTAACGGAGGTAAAACTGAAGCAAAAGTGCTGTGGATTAGCTCGCCACCATCTTTCTAACCTAAGGATATTTGGGAAGGAGCGGATTTTGTGAAAGATTCTTTAATTAATCTTGTAAACATTAATAAAAGCTATGGGGAACATACCGTTATTGAGAACTTAAACTTATATATCAAAGAAAATGAGTTTTTAACTTTACTAGGTCCTAGTGGTTGTGGGAAAACCACAATATTGAGGATGATTGGGGGATTTGAAAATCCTACTAAAGGGGATATATATTTCTTAAATGAAAGAATTAACGATGTACCGCCATATAAAAGGCAAATAAATACCGTTTTCCAAAAATATGCCCTGTTTCCCCACTTGAATGTCTTTGAAAATATCGCCTTTGGCCTAAAAATAAAGAAACTTCCCCAAAAGACTATAGAGGAAAAAGTTAAACAAATGTTAGCTATAGTAGGGTTAGAAGGCCTCGAAAAAAGGGATGTAGAATCACTAAGTGGTGGTCAACAGCAGAGAGTAGCTATTGCTAGATCCCTAGTTAATGAACCAAAGGTTTTACTTTTAGACGAACCATTAGGAGCGTTAGATTTAAAGCTTCGTAAAGAAATGCAAATAGAACTTAAAAATATGCAAAAACAACTAGGGATAACCTTTGTTTATGTAACCCATGATCAAGAAGAAGCCCTTACAATGTCAGATACCATTGTAGTTATGGACAAAGGAAAAATCCAACAAATAGGTACACCAACTGATATCTACAACGAGCCTAAAAATGCTTTTGTAGCTGATTTTATCGGTGAAAGTAATATAATCGATGGAATAATGTATAACGACTATGATGTATCCTTTTGTAATTATAGATTTAAATGTATAGATAAAGGGTTTAAGGAACAAGAACCAGTAGATGTTGTGGTAAGGCCAGAAGATATACAAATAGTTAAAGAAGGAGAGGGAATGCTCCAAGGGGTAGTACAGTCAGTGATTTTTAAAGGTGTTCATTACGAAATGCTAGTAGATTGCAATGGATACAGCTGGAAGATACATAGTACAGATATGGTACCGGTAGGAAATAGAGTTGGGATTAATATAGGTCCAGAAGCAATCCATATAATGA
This genomic window from Anaerobranca gottschalkii DSM 13577 contains:
- the potA gene encoding spermidine/putrescine ABC transporter ATP-binding protein: MKDSLINLVNINKSYGEHTVIENLNLYIKENEFLTLLGPSGCGKTTILRMIGGFENPTKGDIYFLNERINDVPPYKRQINTVFQKYALFPHLNVFENIAFGLKIKKLPQKTIEEKVKQMLAIVGLEGLEKRDVESLSGGQQQRVAIARSLVNEPKVLLLDEPLGALDLKLRKEMQIELKNMQKQLGITFVYVTHDQEEALTMSDTIVVMDKGKIQQIGTPTDIYNEPKNAFVADFIGESNIIDGIMYNDYDVSFCNYRFKCIDKGFKEQEPVDVVVRPEDIQIVKEGEGMLQGVVQSVIFKGVHYEMLVDCNGYSWKIHSTDMVPVGNRVGINIGPEAIHIMRKTT